Proteins encoded by one window of Crassostrea angulata isolate pt1a10 chromosome 9, ASM2561291v2, whole genome shotgun sequence:
- the LOC128164225 gene encoding probable proline iminopeptidase isoform X3: MSSKLRDLYPELEPFDKEYLKVSDIHSIYVEQSGNKTGKPVIFVHGGPGGGTSPRDRRFFDPDVYRIILFDQRGSGKSTPAAELKENTTWDLVSDMERIRKHYNIDKWVVFGGSWGSTLSLTYAETHPDRVKALVLRGIFTLRRRELVWFYQDGASFVYPDKWEEYLKPISEVERGDIMSAYYRRLTSEDEKTRVSAARAWSSWEMATSRIFIDDEMLKKAEEDKWVLQFARVECHYFVNGGFFKKDGQLLDDVDKIRHIPCTIVQGRYDMVCPAETAWLLHKKWPEAEFHIVPDAGHSAKEPGIFSRLLDATDKYKTL; the protein is encoded by the exons ATGTCCAGCAAATTACGTGACCTGTATCCAGAGCTAGAGCCTTTTGACAAAGAGTACCTGAAAGTCTCAGATATACACAGCATTTATGTAGAGCAAAGTGGAAACAAAACTGGAAAACCAGTGATTTTTGT ACATGGGGGACCGGGAGGAGGAACAAGTCCCAGAGACAGAAGATTTTTTGACCCTGATGTGTAcagaattattttgtttgatcaaAGAGGAAGTGGAAAAAGCACACCTGCAGCAGAGCTTAAG GAAAACACAACATGGGACTTAGTGTCAGACATGGAGAGGATCAGAAAGCACTACAATATTGACAAGTGGGTTGTGTTTGGGGGCAGTTGGGGGTCGACCCTCTCCCTCACATATGCTGAGACTCACCCAGACAGAGTAAAGGCCCTTGTATTAAGAGGGATCTTCACTCTCAGAAG ACGGGAACTAGTTTGGTTTTACCAAGATGGTGCAAGTTTTGTATACCCAGATAAATGGGAGGAGTACCTTAAACCTATTTCTGAG GTAGAGAGAGGGGACATAATGAGTGCTTACTACAGGAGGCTTACCAGTGAGGATGAGAAAACGCGGGTCAGTGCTGCCAGAGCCTGGAGCTCCTGGGAGATGGCGACCTCTAGAATTTTTATTGATGATGAGATGTTGAAAAAAGCTGAAGAAGATAAATGGGTTTTACAGTTTGCTAGGGTTGAATG CCATTATTTTGTTAATGGGGgattctttaaaaaagatgGCCAGCTATTGGATGACGTGGATAAAATCCGACACATTCCCTGCACTATTGTTCAGGGTCGATATGATATGGTGTGTCCTGCAGAAACAGCCTGGTTGCTTCACAAA AAATGGCCAGAGGCTGAGTTTCATATTGTTCCAGATGCTGGACATTCTGCTAAAGAACCAGGAATATTTTCTCGTTTGTTGGATGCCACAGATAAATATAAAACTCTATGA
- the LOC128164225 gene encoding probable proline iminopeptidase isoform X2: MGERAMSSKLRDLYPELEPFDKEYLKVSDIHSIYVEQSGNKTGKPVIFVHGGPGGGTSPRDRRFFDPDVYRIILFDQRGSGKSTPAAELKENTTWDLVSDMERIRKHYNIDKWVVFGGSWGSTLSLTYAETHPDRVKALVLRGIFTLRRRELVWFYQDGASFVYPDKWEEYLKPISEVERGDIMSAYYRRLTSEDEKTRVSAARAWSSWEMATSRIFIDDEMLKKAEEDKWVLQFARVECHYFVNGGFFKKDGQLLDDVDKIRHIPCTIVQGRYDMVCPAETAWLLHKKWPEAEFHIVPDAGHSAKEPGIFSRLLDATDKYKTL, from the exons ATGGGGGAAAG agctATGTCCAGCAAATTACGTGACCTGTATCCAGAGCTAGAGCCTTTTGACAAAGAGTACCTGAAAGTCTCAGATATACACAGCATTTATGTAGAGCAAAGTGGAAACAAAACTGGAAAACCAGTGATTTTTGT ACATGGGGGACCGGGAGGAGGAACAAGTCCCAGAGACAGAAGATTTTTTGACCCTGATGTGTAcagaattattttgtttgatcaaAGAGGAAGTGGAAAAAGCACACCTGCAGCAGAGCTTAAG GAAAACACAACATGGGACTTAGTGTCAGACATGGAGAGGATCAGAAAGCACTACAATATTGACAAGTGGGTTGTGTTTGGGGGCAGTTGGGGGTCGACCCTCTCCCTCACATATGCTGAGACTCACCCAGACAGAGTAAAGGCCCTTGTATTAAGAGGGATCTTCACTCTCAGAAG ACGGGAACTAGTTTGGTTTTACCAAGATGGTGCAAGTTTTGTATACCCAGATAAATGGGAGGAGTACCTTAAACCTATTTCTGAG GTAGAGAGAGGGGACATAATGAGTGCTTACTACAGGAGGCTTACCAGTGAGGATGAGAAAACGCGGGTCAGTGCTGCCAGAGCCTGGAGCTCCTGGGAGATGGCGACCTCTAGAATTTTTATTGATGATGAGATGTTGAAAAAAGCTGAAGAAGATAAATGGGTTTTACAGTTTGCTAGGGTTGAATG CCATTATTTTGTTAATGGGGgattctttaaaaaagatgGCCAGCTATTGGATGACGTGGATAAAATCCGACACATTCCCTGCACTATTGTTCAGGGTCGATATGATATGGTGTGTCCTGCAGAAACAGCCTGGTTGCTTCACAAA AAATGGCCAGAGGCTGAGTTTCATATTGTTCCAGATGCTGGACATTCTGCTAAAGAACCAGGAATATTTTCTCGTTTGTTGGATGCCACAGATAAATATAAAACTCTATGA
- the LOC128164225 gene encoding probable proline iminopeptidase isoform X1: MDYLNRVYLVAMSSKLRDLYPELEPFDKEYLKVSDIHSIYVEQSGNKTGKPVIFVHGGPGGGTSPRDRRFFDPDVYRIILFDQRGSGKSTPAAELKENTTWDLVSDMERIRKHYNIDKWVVFGGSWGSTLSLTYAETHPDRVKALVLRGIFTLRRRELVWFYQDGASFVYPDKWEEYLKPISEVERGDIMSAYYRRLTSEDEKTRVSAARAWSSWEMATSRIFIDDEMLKKAEEDKWVLQFARVECHYFVNGGFFKKDGQLLDDVDKIRHIPCTIVQGRYDMVCPAETAWLLHKKWPEAEFHIVPDAGHSAKEPGIFSRLLDATDKYKTL, from the exons atggactaccttaataGAGTTTATCTTGT agctATGTCCAGCAAATTACGTGACCTGTATCCAGAGCTAGAGCCTTTTGACAAAGAGTACCTGAAAGTCTCAGATATACACAGCATTTATGTAGAGCAAAGTGGAAACAAAACTGGAAAACCAGTGATTTTTGT ACATGGGGGACCGGGAGGAGGAACAAGTCCCAGAGACAGAAGATTTTTTGACCCTGATGTGTAcagaattattttgtttgatcaaAGAGGAAGTGGAAAAAGCACACCTGCAGCAGAGCTTAAG GAAAACACAACATGGGACTTAGTGTCAGACATGGAGAGGATCAGAAAGCACTACAATATTGACAAGTGGGTTGTGTTTGGGGGCAGTTGGGGGTCGACCCTCTCCCTCACATATGCTGAGACTCACCCAGACAGAGTAAAGGCCCTTGTATTAAGAGGGATCTTCACTCTCAGAAG ACGGGAACTAGTTTGGTTTTACCAAGATGGTGCAAGTTTTGTATACCCAGATAAATGGGAGGAGTACCTTAAACCTATTTCTGAG GTAGAGAGAGGGGACATAATGAGTGCTTACTACAGGAGGCTTACCAGTGAGGATGAGAAAACGCGGGTCAGTGCTGCCAGAGCCTGGAGCTCCTGGGAGATGGCGACCTCTAGAATTTTTATTGATGATGAGATGTTGAAAAAAGCTGAAGAAGATAAATGGGTTTTACAGTTTGCTAGGGTTGAATG CCATTATTTTGTTAATGGGGgattctttaaaaaagatgGCCAGCTATTGGATGACGTGGATAAAATCCGACACATTCCCTGCACTATTGTTCAGGGTCGATATGATATGGTGTGTCCTGCAGAAACAGCCTGGTTGCTTCACAAA AAATGGCCAGAGGCTGAGTTTCATATTGTTCCAGATGCTGGACATTCTGCTAAAGAACCAGGAATATTTTCTCGTTTGTTGGATGCCACAGATAAATATAAAACTCTATGA